A part of Paenibacillus sp. IHBB 10380 genomic DNA contains:
- a CDS encoding MFS transporter, with the protein MATFFLIIIYLAFISLGLPDSLLGAGWPVMRLEFEAPLETAGLLFMVISGGTIISSLASGAVLKRFGTGKVTLVSCMMTAGALLGFAFAPSLVWLILFAIPLGLGGGSVDAGLNNYVAANYKAHHMSWLHCFWGVGATLGPVIMAQFISGQNHWRYGYLTVSGIQLVLVVILAFTLPLWKRVEQNSNVVSNEDYEEVGDSDSKSAKPLQIKGVKLAMVTFFFFSGVEATVSLWGSSYLVNVKDLPAAVAAQWVSLYFGGITVGRFITGFITLKISNRMLIRGGQIIALAGAVLLLLPLSSAFSLAGFIIMGLGLAPIFPCMLHETPVRFGRKHSQSIMGYQMAMAFTGTTLVPPLLGFLASHLTIGIFPFYVVGCAAAMLLFSEKFNSLIRREFSRGVNHDITPNHPA; encoded by the coding sequence ATGGCTACTTTCTTTTTAATTATTATCTATTTAGCATTTATCAGTTTGGGATTGCCCGATTCATTGCTGGGTGCGGGGTGGCCGGTAATGCGCTTGGAATTTGAAGCACCGCTGGAGACCGCTGGTTTGCTTTTTATGGTCATCTCAGGCGGGACGATTATATCCAGTTTGGCAAGTGGAGCGGTACTTAAACGATTTGGAACGGGCAAAGTTACATTGGTGAGCTGCATGATGACCGCTGGTGCTTTATTAGGTTTCGCTTTTGCTCCCTCACTTGTGTGGTTAATTCTATTTGCAATCCCGCTTGGACTCGGAGGTGGTTCCGTAGATGCGGGACTCAACAATTACGTTGCTGCGAATTACAAGGCGCATCACATGAGTTGGCTGCATTGTTTCTGGGGAGTAGGTGCTACGCTTGGTCCTGTGATTATGGCGCAGTTTATTTCAGGACAAAACCATTGGAGATATGGATATCTTACGGTTTCCGGCATTCAGTTGGTATTGGTTGTTATTCTTGCCTTCACGCTTCCGTTATGGAAACGGGTGGAACAAAATAGCAATGTTGTTTCAAATGAAGACTATGAAGAAGTAGGGGATAGTGACTCCAAATCGGCAAAACCATTGCAAATTAAAGGCGTGAAGCTGGCTATGGTAACTTTTTTCTTTTTCAGTGGTGTCGAAGCAACCGTAAGTCTGTGGGGAAGCAGCTATCTGGTAAATGTAAAGGATTTGCCGGCAGCAGTTGCCGCCCAATGGGTTTCTCTTTATTTCGGGGGAATCACCGTTGGACGATTCATTACTGGCTTTATTACCCTTAAGATCAGCAATCGAATGCTCATTAGGGGAGGTCAGATTATTGCTCTCGCTGGTGCTGTACTTCTTCTCCTACCTTTGTCGTCCGCGTTCTCGCTTGCTGGTTTTATTATCATGGGATTAGGGCTAGCACCCATTTTCCCCTGTATGCTGCATGAAACACCAGTACGTTTTGGGAGGAAGCATTCTCAGAGTATCATGGGGTACCAAATGGCTATGGCCTTTACGGGGACGACCTTGGTGCCTCCACTTCTTGGATTCCTAGCTTCCCACTTAACGATTGGTATTTTTCCATTTTATGTTGTAGGATGTGCTGCGGCTATGCTTTTGTTTTCGGAGAAATTTAATTCATTAATAAGACGCGAATTCTCGCGAGGGGTTAATCACGATATAACCCCAAATCATCCAGCATGA
- a CDS encoding ROK family transcriptional regulator, translating to MNDLFTNSKDMKKAILQSIRTLLLELGSSTKVELSQKLGISFPTISKFLSEMETIGEVILSGMDDSSGGRRAKRYRYNPECMLGLAIFLEKNETNYTVFNCLGELKEQGKTASALMEDAPSVTKHIEKIIEKYPKIRSIAIGVPGSVKNGRIIYIHNYEQFRHFDLKGYFEKRFSIPVVVENDMNAAVLGYSNNNKIENNPSLIYLYLGQNGPGAGIIVNGDVIRGNTFFSGEIGFVPQYDDRNFGEALKDRTELDKTNLQKEKEIDSISRMVATFTAMLNPHSIIFNSDEVDESTINQIANRSATYIPDEHLPELTISNWMQDYLYGLQSLGLDLMVSATSIHINEENG from the coding sequence ATGAATGATCTATTCACAAATTCTAAAGATATGAAAAAAGCCATCCTCCAAAGTATACGTACCCTTCTTTTAGAACTTGGAAGTTCAACGAAAGTTGAACTTAGTCAAAAGCTAGGAATCAGTTTCCCAACTATTAGCAAGTTTTTATCTGAAATGGAAACAATCGGTGAAGTTATTTTATCGGGTATGGATGATTCAAGCGGTGGTAGGCGGGCAAAAAGATATAGGTACAATCCCGAATGTATGTTGGGTTTAGCTATTTTTTTAGAGAAAAATGAAACGAATTATACCGTTTTTAATTGTTTGGGAGAATTAAAAGAACAGGGTAAAACAGCAAGTGCATTAATGGAGGATGCGCCAAGCGTTACAAAGCATATTGAGAAAATTATAGAGAAATATCCTAAGATCCGTTCAATCGCAATCGGCGTACCGGGCTCGGTCAAGAATGGTCGAATCATTTATATACATAACTATGAGCAGTTTCGTCATTTTGATTTGAAAGGATACTTTGAGAAGCGTTTTTCCATTCCTGTTGTCGTAGAGAACGATATGAATGCGGCGGTTCTCGGATATAGCAATAACAACAAAATTGAAAACAATCCGTCATTAATCTATTTGTATCTTGGGCAAAATGGTCCCGGTGCGGGTATTATCGTCAATGGTGATGTAATACGAGGAAACACATTTTTTTCAGGGGAGATTGGATTCGTTCCCCAGTACGATGACCGAAATTTTGGGGAAGCATTAAAGGATAGAACAGAATTAGACAAAACCAATCTTCAGAAGGAAAAGGAGATTGATTCCATTAGTCGGATGGTAGCGACATTTACCGCCATGCTTAACCCTCACTCCATTATTTTTAATTCAGATGAAGTGGACGAATCCACTATCAATCAAATTGCCAACAGGAGTGCCACTTATATTCCCGACGAGCATCTGCCAGAACTTACAATAAGTAACTGGATGCAAGATTATTTATATGGATTACAGAGCCTTGGACTTGACCTCATGGTTTCGGCAACAAGCATTCACATCAACGAGGAGAATGGGTGA
- a CDS encoding poly(ethylene terephthalate) hydrolase family protein → MEPEILYPLIPTKLPIRSRIQQQIKTTYALDLPFWRMAMGGLWIFSCYIFSLSAISMPTGLGSTLDIMLTITLGTVLFTLSSHLIALLLTLMWLPIPRLFTGGVLFNLISFYLVFWVPGSGILVSIISSIVATLLSVLLGFFIGIIHSKNNSTRIKIMITIGVLLSLFSVQIIQDPNHVDLTTQPSQPITPATQPIVSTIPYTNPAEPGPYPFQYFTYGSGFDLHRSEFDTDVNLLSSSVNASAHIKKWSFMRTLFWGFNQNQLPINGRVWMPEGAGPFPLILMVHGNHLMEDYSDEGYGYLGELLASRGFITVSVDENFLNYSVWSNIPDNDMKMRAWVLLKHLQQIRTFAEQTDTPFSGKVDLDNIAMIGHSRGGQAVAMAADSTLWFNTDAGLKDDLHSFGIQGIIALAPTDSVVDSKQTKLNHISYMALQGAKDGDLNEYFGERHYARTTFNPTDSGFKTYLHIADANHAQFNSTWGDLDLGVPKGLFLNQRQLMEGTDQRQITKVYVSAFLETVLHKKEDYMALFQDYRSGAQWLPNSTYFNKYEDGKFERLARYEEDGDKATLLYGGTAAAIGLNWSEKAYLPKNDAVVLEWNEAISGGRSSDASYSLVWDNSSLLNRLARADGLSFSIADQSADMKQKQGEQPSTPDIKVALQTHNNLTVIVSLSQFMNLKSPDMTYFTKSKWLEKHFDSGKYNLPEQPIFQTVRLPFDAFQKVNPSFNPANLKRITFYFSGGPGKIMLDDLGLYRD, encoded by the coding sequence ATGGAACCTGAAATCTTATATCCTCTCATTCCAACTAAATTACCCATCCGCTCGCGTATACAACAGCAGATTAAAACTACTTATGCTCTAGATCTTCCCTTTTGGCGAATGGCTATGGGGGGGCTATGGATATTTAGTTGCTATATTTTCTCGCTATCAGCAATCAGTATGCCAACTGGGCTTGGTTCAACACTAGATATTATGCTGACCATCACACTCGGTACGGTGTTATTTACCTTGTCGTCCCATCTTATTGCGCTCCTGCTTACACTCATGTGGCTTCCTATTCCACGTCTGTTCACTGGTGGAGTATTATTTAACTTGATTTCTTTCTATTTGGTATTTTGGGTTCCTGGGAGTGGCATCCTTGTATCGATTATTTCCTCCATTGTTGCCACATTACTAAGTGTTCTGCTGGGTTTTTTCATAGGAATCATACATAGCAAAAACAACTCCACACGTATCAAAATAATGATTACAATCGGCGTGTTATTAAGTCTATTCTCTGTTCAGATTATCCAAGATCCTAATCATGTAGACCTCACGACACAACCATCACAACCCATAACACCAGCCACACAACCGATCGTATCTACGATTCCCTATACTAATCCAGCTGAACCTGGGCCTTATCCATTTCAATATTTCACTTATGGCAGTGGATTCGATCTGCACCGTTCAGAATTCGACACGGACGTAAATCTCTTATCCTCATCTGTTAACGCTTCTGCTCATATTAAAAAATGGTCTTTCATGCGCACTTTATTCTGGGGATTCAATCAAAATCAGTTACCTATCAATGGGAGAGTCTGGATGCCTGAGGGTGCAGGTCCTTTTCCACTCATACTCATGGTTCATGGCAATCATTTAATGGAGGATTACTCAGACGAAGGTTATGGTTATCTTGGTGAATTACTTGCCAGTAGGGGCTTCATTACGGTATCTGTGGATGAGAATTTCTTGAATTACTCAGTGTGGTCCAACATCCCAGATAACGATATGAAAATGCGGGCTTGGGTTCTGCTCAAGCACCTTCAGCAGATCCGAACCTTTGCAGAACAAACAGATACTCCCTTCTCCGGTAAGGTTGATCTCGACAATATTGCAATGATTGGACATTCTAGAGGGGGGCAGGCCGTGGCTATGGCTGCTGATTCTACGCTCTGGTTCAATACGGATGCAGGCCTTAAAGATGATCTCCATTCTTTCGGAATTCAAGGAATCATTGCCCTAGCACCCACAGATTCAGTCGTCGACAGTAAACAAACAAAGCTTAACCATATCAGCTACATGGCGCTCCAAGGAGCAAAAGATGGAGATCTCAATGAATATTTCGGCGAACGCCATTACGCTCGTACCACTTTCAACCCTACTGATTCTGGATTCAAAACTTATCTTCACATTGCAGATGCGAACCATGCTCAATTTAATTCAACTTGGGGAGATCTTGATCTGGGTGTACCTAAGGGCCTTTTTCTCAATCAACGACAGTTAATGGAAGGAACAGATCAGAGACAAATTACTAAAGTTTATGTCTCCGCTTTTCTAGAAACCGTTCTTCATAAGAAAGAGGACTATATGGCGTTGTTCCAAGACTATCGTTCAGGAGCGCAGTGGTTACCGAACTCTACTTATTTCAACAAATATGAGGATGGCAAATTCGAACGACTAGCCCGATACGAAGAGGATGGAGACAAAGCGACCTTATTATATGGAGGAACAGCTGCGGCAATCGGTCTCAACTGGTCTGAAAAAGCTTATCTTCCCAAAAACGATGCTGTCGTGCTGGAATGGAACGAGGCAATCTCCGGAGGTCGCTCCTCAGATGCGTCTTATTCCCTAGTGTGGGATAATAGCAGCTTACTCAATCGTCTAGCTAGAGCCGATGGATTATCTTTCTCTATTGCTGACCAAAGTGCAGACATGAAACAAAAACAAGGAGAGCAACCTTCTACACCCGACATTAAGGTTGCTCTACAGACGCATAACAACTTAACCGTGATTGTATCTTTATCACAATTCATGAATCTTAAGTCCCCGGATATGACTTATTTCACGAAAAGTAAATGGCTTGAGAAGCACTTCGACAGTGGTAAATACAACCTTCCAGAGCAGCCTATATTTCAAACTGTCCGACTGCCTTTTGACGCATTCCAAAAAGTTAATCCTAGCTTTAATCCTGCTAATCTCAAACGAATCACCTTTTATTTCAGTGGAGGACCTGGCAAGATCATGCTGGATGATTTGGGGTTATATCGTGATTAA
- a CDS encoding CD3324 family protein: MKYVNADIIFPEELLKEIQKYVHGGMVYVPKPEGLRKKWGENSGSRKYLNDRNNEIRQKFSVGVTMDQLSDQFCLSYDSIKKIVYSKK, translated from the coding sequence ATGAAATATGTAAACGCTGATATCATTTTTCCAGAAGAATTACTAAAGGAAATACAGAAGTATGTACATGGTGGAATGGTGTATGTCCCTAAACCTGAAGGATTACGTAAGAAATGGGGCGAAAATTCAGGTAGTAGAAAGTATTTGAACGATAGAAACAATGAGATCCGCCAAAAATTTTCTGTGGGTGTCACTATGGATCAACTTTCAGATCAATTCTGTCTTTCCTACGATAGTATTAAAAAAATTGTTTATTCAAAAAAATAG
- a CDS encoding phosphotransferase enzyme family protein, translated as MREFFRYDTDENRRSLLVRARKVALAALQQYDLEWERIQFIQLSDTITYKIETSTATSYLLRIHSDRLSKEEIHSELALLQTLNKSDDLTVPEGLANSNGSYVLEIDTEEGYKRPYVTMMQWVEGEHATGEMTDRCAYSMGVMMGRLHEVAASFIPPPEFIRPIWGTESFRLEMAKLGHYYTCFLSDEAWRLYQAAAEKIISELDVMHRSDNNYGLIHADLHTGNIVFNDEHPYPIDFGRCGYGYFLYDMAGALLELYPKHRWMFIQGYESIRKLETDYVRYLECFFVMFMIENYCHHASDPREASSLMDEQEYAQAYIREYLNDIPFLFDVIEPVQMD; from the coding sequence ATGCGTGAATTTTTTCGATATGATACGGATGAAAATAGGCGGTCTTTGCTAGTTAGAGCGAGGAAAGTTGCTTTAGCAGCATTGCAACAGTACGATCTGGAATGGGAACGTATTCAATTTATCCAACTATCCGATACGATCACGTATAAAATTGAGACAAGTACAGCTACAAGTTATTTGCTTCGCATTCATTCGGATCGATTAAGCAAAGAAGAAATTCATTCAGAACTTGCTTTGCTCCAGACATTGAATAAATCGGATGATCTAACTGTACCAGAAGGGCTGGCAAACTCTAATGGCTCTTATGTATTGGAGATTGATACCGAAGAGGGATATAAGCGTCCTTATGTTACGATGATGCAGTGGGTAGAGGGAGAGCATGCTACTGGGGAAATGACGGATAGATGTGCATATAGTATGGGCGTAATGATGGGTAGACTTCACGAAGTAGCTGCGAGTTTCATACCACCTCCTGAATTTATTCGACCTATATGGGGAACAGAAAGTTTTAGACTTGAAATGGCTAAGTTAGGACATTATTACACATGTTTTTTATCGGATGAGGCATGGAGATTGTACCAAGCTGCTGCTGAGAAGATCATATCCGAACTCGATGTAATGCATCGGAGCGACAATAACTACGGACTCATTCATGCAGATTTACATACGGGCAACATTGTTTTCAATGATGAGCACCCTTATCCGATTGATTTTGGAAGGTGTGGTTACGGGTATTTTCTATATGATATGGCAGGCGCGTTATTAGAGCTTTATCCTAAGCATCGATGGATGTTTATCCAAGGATACGAGAGTATAAGAAAGCTAGAAACGGACTATGTTCGGTATCTGGAATGCTTCTTCGTCATGTTCATGATCGAGAATTACTGCCATCATGCCTCCGATCCAAGAGAAGCATCCAGTTTAATGGATGAACAAGAGTACGCCCAAGCTTACATAAGAGAATATTTAAATGATATTCCATTTCTCTTCGATGTGATCGAACCTGTGCAAATGGATTAA